One genomic window of Nicotiana sylvestris chromosome 10, ASM39365v2, whole genome shotgun sequence includes the following:
- the LOC104247725 gene encoding poly(ADP-ribose) glycohydrolase 1-like isoform X3: protein MEKREDLKSILPFLPLKLRSSSLVWPPSVVEALNSLSQGPLHSNVDSGEVLFIAISDIRSSLSLPNSSIAYSASHGFALFLDDLLPRAAAAKWFRVVVPYLATLLLKLPSLLETHYESADGGVLRGVKTGLRLLESQESGIIFLSQELIGALLACALFCLFPTNNRGAKRLPMINFDHLFACLHDHYEEVENKLKCIVHYFGRICSSMPLGYVSFERKVLSLECTPSCIPYPKEKNWSQSNISLCHIVITVSGLIEDQSREAIEVDFANMYLGGGALVRGCVQEEIRFMINPELIAGMLFLPCMTDNEAVEIVGTERFSSYTGYASSFRFNGDYVDKKDMDVLGRRKTRIVAIDALCSPGKSQYRPECLLREINKAFCGFMDQFKCHQYQQFLKDDGLLGLQHDQNVKDSGGRSIVNLLSLGHTSTSSQETEETSENQLIRREGHSHQPLDNQHEIGVVTGNWGCGAFGGDPQLKAMLQWIAASQALRPFILYCTFGLEALQMLDQDSSLLLQSGNISCSCIESICIYPKHTTQTCKSWKLISV from the exons ATGGAGAAGAGAGAAGACTTGAAGTCAATCCTCCCCTTTTTGCCACTTAAACTCCGATCATCTTCACTTGTTTGGCCACCTTCAGTAGTTGAAGCCCTCAATTCCCTCTCACAAGGCCCTCTTCACAGCAATGTTGACTCAGGCGAAGTCCTTTTCATCGCCATTTCCGATATTCGAAGCTCTCTCTCCCTCCCCAATTCTTCCATTGCTTATTCTGCTTCTCACGGTTTTGCCCTCTTCCTTGACGAT TTGCTTCCGAGGGCTGCAGCTGCAAAATGGTTCCGAGTGGTGGTTCCGTACTTGGCTACTTTGCTTTTGAAATTGCCTTCATTATTAGAAACTCACTATGAGAGTGCTGATGGTGGAGTTTTGAGAGGAGTGAAAACCGGTCTTCGGTTGTTGGAATCACAAGAGTCTGGCATTATCTTCCTTAGTCAG GAATTAATTGGCGCTCTCCTTGCATGCGCGTTGTTTTGTCTATTTCCTACCAACAATAGAGGTGCCAAACGTCTCCCAATGATCAACTTTGATCACTTATTTGC GTGTCTACATGATCATTATGAAGAAGTTGAAAATAAATTGAAGTGCATTGTTCACTATTTTGGGAGGATATGTTCATCTATGCCCCTGGGCTATGTGTCTTTTGAGCGCAAAGTGCTTTCTCTTGAATGTACTCCATCTTGTATTCCCtatccaaaagaaaaaaattggAGCCAGTCCAACATTTCCCTTTGCCATATTGTG ATTACCGTTTCAGGCTTAATTGAAGATCAATCACGTGAAGCTATTGAAGTTGATTTTGCTAACATGTATTTAGGAGGTGGCGCTCTCGTTAGGGGCTGTGTGCAG GAAGAAATTCGGTTTATGATCAATCCGGAGTTGATCGCTGGAATGCTTTTCCTGCCGTGCATGACAGACAATGAAGCAGTAGAAATTGTTGGTACGGAAAGGTTTTCAAGTTATACCGG GTATGCCTCTTCATTCCGGTTTAATGGTGACTATGTGGACAAAAAAGATATGGATGTTCTTGGAAGGCGTAAGACTAGGATAGTTGCAATAGATGCACTCTGCAGCCCGGGAAAGAGCCAGTACAGACCTGAATGCCTTCTAAG GGAGATTAACAAAGCATTTTGCGGCTTCATGGATCAATTCAAGTGTCATCAGTATCAACAGTTTCTCAAAGATGATGGCCTCCTGGGACTTCAACATGATCAAAATGTTAAAGACTCCGGTGGAAGGTCCATTGTTAATCTTCTG TCTCTTGGTCATACTTCAACTTCATCTCAAGAAACTGAGGAAACATCGGAAAACCAGTTAATCAGACGTGAGGGACACAGTCATCAACCTTTAGACAATCAGCATGAAATTGGGGTTGTGACTGGTAATTGGGGTTGCGGTGCTTTTGGGGGAGATCCTCAACTTAAAGCTATGCTTCAATGGATTGCTGCATCTCAG GCATTGAGACCTTTCATCTTGTATTGCACATTTGGTCTGGAAGCATTGCAGATGCTGGACCAG
- the LOC104247725 gene encoding poly(ADP-ribose) glycohydrolase 1-like isoform X1, producing the protein MEKREDLKSILPFLPLKLRSSSLVWPPSVVEALNSLSQGPLHSNVDSGEVLFIAISDIRSSLSLPNSSIAYSASHGFALFLDDLLPRAAAAKWFRVVVPYLATLLLKLPSLLETHYESADGGVLRGVKTGLRLLESQESGIIFLSQELIGALLACALFCLFPTNNRGAKRLPMINFDHLFACLHDHYEEVENKLKCIVHYFGRICSSMPLGYVSFERKVLSLECTPSCIPYPKEKNWSQSNISLCHIVITVSGLIEDQSREAIEVDFANMYLGGGALVRGCVQEEIRFMINPELIAGMLFLPCMTDNEAVEIVGTERFSSYTGYASSFRFNGDYVDKKDMDVLGRRKTRIVAIDALCSPGKSQYRPECLLREINKAFCGFMDQFKCHQYQQFLKDDGLLGLQHDQNVKDSGGRSIVNLLSLGHTSTSSQETEETSENQLIRREGHSHQPLDNQHEIGVVTGNWGCGAFGGDPQLKAMLQWIAASQALRPFILYCTFGLEALQMLDQVTQWIVSHQWTVGELWNVLVEYSSQRSRGETRVGFFNWILPSLCSRDAMLNNSYDD; encoded by the exons ATGGAGAAGAGAGAAGACTTGAAGTCAATCCTCCCCTTTTTGCCACTTAAACTCCGATCATCTTCACTTGTTTGGCCACCTTCAGTAGTTGAAGCCCTCAATTCCCTCTCACAAGGCCCTCTTCACAGCAATGTTGACTCAGGCGAAGTCCTTTTCATCGCCATTTCCGATATTCGAAGCTCTCTCTCCCTCCCCAATTCTTCCATTGCTTATTCTGCTTCTCACGGTTTTGCCCTCTTCCTTGACGAT TTGCTTCCGAGGGCTGCAGCTGCAAAATGGTTCCGAGTGGTGGTTCCGTACTTGGCTACTTTGCTTTTGAAATTGCCTTCATTATTAGAAACTCACTATGAGAGTGCTGATGGTGGAGTTTTGAGAGGAGTGAAAACCGGTCTTCGGTTGTTGGAATCACAAGAGTCTGGCATTATCTTCCTTAGTCAG GAATTAATTGGCGCTCTCCTTGCATGCGCGTTGTTTTGTCTATTTCCTACCAACAATAGAGGTGCCAAACGTCTCCCAATGATCAACTTTGATCACTTATTTGC GTGTCTACATGATCATTATGAAGAAGTTGAAAATAAATTGAAGTGCATTGTTCACTATTTTGGGAGGATATGTTCATCTATGCCCCTGGGCTATGTGTCTTTTGAGCGCAAAGTGCTTTCTCTTGAATGTACTCCATCTTGTATTCCCtatccaaaagaaaaaaattggAGCCAGTCCAACATTTCCCTTTGCCATATTGTG ATTACCGTTTCAGGCTTAATTGAAGATCAATCACGTGAAGCTATTGAAGTTGATTTTGCTAACATGTATTTAGGAGGTGGCGCTCTCGTTAGGGGCTGTGTGCAG GAAGAAATTCGGTTTATGATCAATCCGGAGTTGATCGCTGGAATGCTTTTCCTGCCGTGCATGACAGACAATGAAGCAGTAGAAATTGTTGGTACGGAAAGGTTTTCAAGTTATACCGG GTATGCCTCTTCATTCCGGTTTAATGGTGACTATGTGGACAAAAAAGATATGGATGTTCTTGGAAGGCGTAAGACTAGGATAGTTGCAATAGATGCACTCTGCAGCCCGGGAAAGAGCCAGTACAGACCTGAATGCCTTCTAAG GGAGATTAACAAAGCATTTTGCGGCTTCATGGATCAATTCAAGTGTCATCAGTATCAACAGTTTCTCAAAGATGATGGCCTCCTGGGACTTCAACATGATCAAAATGTTAAAGACTCCGGTGGAAGGTCCATTGTTAATCTTCTG TCTCTTGGTCATACTTCAACTTCATCTCAAGAAACTGAGGAAACATCGGAAAACCAGTTAATCAGACGTGAGGGACACAGTCATCAACCTTTAGACAATCAGCATGAAATTGGGGTTGTGACTGGTAATTGGGGTTGCGGTGCTTTTGGGGGAGATCCTCAACTTAAAGCTATGCTTCAATGGATTGCTGCATCTCAG GCATTGAGACCTTTCATCTTGTATTGCACATTTGGTCTGGAAGCATTGCAGATGCTGGACCAG
- the LOC104247725 gene encoding poly(ADP-ribose) glycohydrolase 1-like isoform X4: protein MEKREDLKSILPFLPLKLRSSSLVWPPSVVEALNSLSQGPLHSNVDSGEVLFIAISDIRSSLSLPNSSIAYSASHGFALFLDDLLPRAAAAKWFRVVVPYLATLLLKLPSLLETHYESADGGVLRGVKTGLRLLESQESGIIFLSQELIGALLACALFCLFPTNNRGAKRLPMINFDHLFACLHDHYEEVENKLKCIVHYFGRICSSMPLGYVSFERKVLSLECTPSCIPYPKEKNWSQSNISLCHIVITVSGLIEDQSREAIEVDFANMYLGGGALVRGCVQEEIRFMINPELIAGMLFLPCMTDNEAVEIVGTERFSSYTGYASSFRFNGDYVDKKDMDVLGRRKTRIVAIDALCSPGKSQYRPECLLREINKAFCGFMDQFKCHQYQQFLKDDGLLGLQHDQNVKDSGGRSIVNLLSLGHTSTSSQETEETSENQLIRREGHSHQPLDNQHEIGVVTGNWGCGAFGGDPQLKAMLQWIAASQALRPFILYCTFGLEALQMLDQSGNISCSCIESICIYPKHTTQTCKSWKLISV from the exons ATGGAGAAGAGAGAAGACTTGAAGTCAATCCTCCCCTTTTTGCCACTTAAACTCCGATCATCTTCACTTGTTTGGCCACCTTCAGTAGTTGAAGCCCTCAATTCCCTCTCACAAGGCCCTCTTCACAGCAATGTTGACTCAGGCGAAGTCCTTTTCATCGCCATTTCCGATATTCGAAGCTCTCTCTCCCTCCCCAATTCTTCCATTGCTTATTCTGCTTCTCACGGTTTTGCCCTCTTCCTTGACGAT TTGCTTCCGAGGGCTGCAGCTGCAAAATGGTTCCGAGTGGTGGTTCCGTACTTGGCTACTTTGCTTTTGAAATTGCCTTCATTATTAGAAACTCACTATGAGAGTGCTGATGGTGGAGTTTTGAGAGGAGTGAAAACCGGTCTTCGGTTGTTGGAATCACAAGAGTCTGGCATTATCTTCCTTAGTCAG GAATTAATTGGCGCTCTCCTTGCATGCGCGTTGTTTTGTCTATTTCCTACCAACAATAGAGGTGCCAAACGTCTCCCAATGATCAACTTTGATCACTTATTTGC GTGTCTACATGATCATTATGAAGAAGTTGAAAATAAATTGAAGTGCATTGTTCACTATTTTGGGAGGATATGTTCATCTATGCCCCTGGGCTATGTGTCTTTTGAGCGCAAAGTGCTTTCTCTTGAATGTACTCCATCTTGTATTCCCtatccaaaagaaaaaaattggAGCCAGTCCAACATTTCCCTTTGCCATATTGTG ATTACCGTTTCAGGCTTAATTGAAGATCAATCACGTGAAGCTATTGAAGTTGATTTTGCTAACATGTATTTAGGAGGTGGCGCTCTCGTTAGGGGCTGTGTGCAG GAAGAAATTCGGTTTATGATCAATCCGGAGTTGATCGCTGGAATGCTTTTCCTGCCGTGCATGACAGACAATGAAGCAGTAGAAATTGTTGGTACGGAAAGGTTTTCAAGTTATACCGG GTATGCCTCTTCATTCCGGTTTAATGGTGACTATGTGGACAAAAAAGATATGGATGTTCTTGGAAGGCGTAAGACTAGGATAGTTGCAATAGATGCACTCTGCAGCCCGGGAAAGAGCCAGTACAGACCTGAATGCCTTCTAAG GGAGATTAACAAAGCATTTTGCGGCTTCATGGATCAATTCAAGTGTCATCAGTATCAACAGTTTCTCAAAGATGATGGCCTCCTGGGACTTCAACATGATCAAAATGTTAAAGACTCCGGTGGAAGGTCCATTGTTAATCTTCTG TCTCTTGGTCATACTTCAACTTCATCTCAAGAAACTGAGGAAACATCGGAAAACCAGTTAATCAGACGTGAGGGACACAGTCATCAACCTTTAGACAATCAGCATGAAATTGGGGTTGTGACTGGTAATTGGGGTTGCGGTGCTTTTGGGGGAGATCCTCAACTTAAAGCTATGCTTCAATGGATTGCTGCATCTCAG GCATTGAGACCTTTCATCTTGTATTGCACATTTGGTCTGGAAGCATTGCAGATGCTGGACCAG
- the LOC104247725 gene encoding poly(ADP-ribose) glycohydrolase 1-like isoform X2 — translation MEKREDLKSILPFLPLKLRSSSLVWPPSVVEALNSLSQGPLHSNVDSGEVLFIAISDIRSSLSLPNSSIAYSASHGFALFLDDLLPRAAAAKWFRVVVPYLATLLLKLPSLLETHYESADGGVLRGVKTGLRLLESQESGIIFLSQELIGALLACALFCLFPTNNRGAKRLPMINFDHLFACLHDHYEEVENKLKCIVHYFGRICSSMPLGYVSFERKVLSLECTPSCIPYPKEKNWSQSNISLCHIVITVSGLIEDQSREAIEVDFANMYLGGGALVRGCVQEEIRFMINPELIAGMLFLPCMTDNEAVEIVGTERFSSYTGYASSFRFNGDYVDKKDMDVLGRRKTRIVAIDALCSPGKSQYRPECLLREINKAFCGFMDQFKCHQYQQFLKDDGLLGLQHDQNVKDSGGRSIVNLLSLGHTSTSSQETEETSENQLIRREGHSHQPLDNQHEIGVVTGNWGCGAFGGDPQLKAMLQWIAASQALRPFILYCTFGLEALQMLDQWTVGELWNVLVEYSSQRSRGETRVGFFNWILPSLCSRDAMLNNSYDD, via the exons ATGGAGAAGAGAGAAGACTTGAAGTCAATCCTCCCCTTTTTGCCACTTAAACTCCGATCATCTTCACTTGTTTGGCCACCTTCAGTAGTTGAAGCCCTCAATTCCCTCTCACAAGGCCCTCTTCACAGCAATGTTGACTCAGGCGAAGTCCTTTTCATCGCCATTTCCGATATTCGAAGCTCTCTCTCCCTCCCCAATTCTTCCATTGCTTATTCTGCTTCTCACGGTTTTGCCCTCTTCCTTGACGAT TTGCTTCCGAGGGCTGCAGCTGCAAAATGGTTCCGAGTGGTGGTTCCGTACTTGGCTACTTTGCTTTTGAAATTGCCTTCATTATTAGAAACTCACTATGAGAGTGCTGATGGTGGAGTTTTGAGAGGAGTGAAAACCGGTCTTCGGTTGTTGGAATCACAAGAGTCTGGCATTATCTTCCTTAGTCAG GAATTAATTGGCGCTCTCCTTGCATGCGCGTTGTTTTGTCTATTTCCTACCAACAATAGAGGTGCCAAACGTCTCCCAATGATCAACTTTGATCACTTATTTGC GTGTCTACATGATCATTATGAAGAAGTTGAAAATAAATTGAAGTGCATTGTTCACTATTTTGGGAGGATATGTTCATCTATGCCCCTGGGCTATGTGTCTTTTGAGCGCAAAGTGCTTTCTCTTGAATGTACTCCATCTTGTATTCCCtatccaaaagaaaaaaattggAGCCAGTCCAACATTTCCCTTTGCCATATTGTG ATTACCGTTTCAGGCTTAATTGAAGATCAATCACGTGAAGCTATTGAAGTTGATTTTGCTAACATGTATTTAGGAGGTGGCGCTCTCGTTAGGGGCTGTGTGCAG GAAGAAATTCGGTTTATGATCAATCCGGAGTTGATCGCTGGAATGCTTTTCCTGCCGTGCATGACAGACAATGAAGCAGTAGAAATTGTTGGTACGGAAAGGTTTTCAAGTTATACCGG GTATGCCTCTTCATTCCGGTTTAATGGTGACTATGTGGACAAAAAAGATATGGATGTTCTTGGAAGGCGTAAGACTAGGATAGTTGCAATAGATGCACTCTGCAGCCCGGGAAAGAGCCAGTACAGACCTGAATGCCTTCTAAG GGAGATTAACAAAGCATTTTGCGGCTTCATGGATCAATTCAAGTGTCATCAGTATCAACAGTTTCTCAAAGATGATGGCCTCCTGGGACTTCAACATGATCAAAATGTTAAAGACTCCGGTGGAAGGTCCATTGTTAATCTTCTG TCTCTTGGTCATACTTCAACTTCATCTCAAGAAACTGAGGAAACATCGGAAAACCAGTTAATCAGACGTGAGGGACACAGTCATCAACCTTTAGACAATCAGCATGAAATTGGGGTTGTGACTGGTAATTGGGGTTGCGGTGCTTTTGGGGGAGATCCTCAACTTAAAGCTATGCTTCAATGGATTGCTGCATCTCAG GCATTGAGACCTTTCATCTTGTATTGCACATTTGGTCTGGAAGCATTGCAGATGCTGGACCAG